The sequence TCGCGCACCGCCAGGCCCGACTTGTTCAGCGCTTCCTCGCTGCCGGGTTTCTTGCGTTCGCGCTGGGCCGAGCGGCCGGTGGCGGTCTGGTCGAGCTCGCCGACGGTGACGTTGAGCGTCCTGGCCGCCTTGTCGCGCCAGATCTCGACCGGCACGCTGACGCCGGGCTTGGTGGCGCCGACGATGCGCGGCAGATCCGACGACTCGCCGACCTCGATGCCGTTGAACTTGACGATCACGTCGCCGGCGCGGAAGCCGGCCTTGGCGGCCGGGCCGTCGGTCTCGACGTTGCTGACCAGCGCGCCGCGCTTGTCCTTCAGTCCGAAGTCGCGCGCCAGGTCCTCGTTCAGCGGCTGGATGCCGACGCCGATGCGGCCACGCACTACCTTGCCGCCGGCCTTGAGCTGCTTGACGATGTCCATGGCGTTGTCGATCGGGATCGCGAACGACAGGCCCATGTAGCCACCCGAACGGCTGAAGATCTGCGAGTTGATGCCGACCACCTCGCCGCGCACGTTGAACAGCGGGCCGCCGGAGTTGCCGGGGTTCACCGCCGCATCGGTCTGGATGAAGGGCACGTAGGTCTCGTCCGGCAACTCGCGCCCCTTGGCGCTGACGATGCCGGCGGTCACCGAGTTGTCGAGGCCGAACGGCGAACCGATCGCCACCACCCATTCGCCGACCTTGAGCTTCTCGCTCGAACCGAGGTCGACGGTCGGCAGGCCCTTGGCCTCGATCTTCAGCAGCGCGACGTCGGTGCGCGCATCCGAGCCGATCACCTTGGCCTTGAACTCGCGCTTGTCGCCGAGCTTGACGGTGATGTCGTCGGCGTCGGCCACCACGTGGGCATTGGTCAGGATGTAGCCGTCGGCCTCGACGATGAAGCCCGAACCGAGCGACTGGGCCTTTTCCTCGCGCGGCTGCTGCGGCTGCACTTGGCCGCGCGGGATCGGGAAGCCGAAGCGGCGGAACAGCTCGAATGGATCGTCCTCGCCGAAATCGGGCGCCTGCTGGGCGCGGTTGGCGCGGATGGTCTGGGTGGTGCTGATGTTCACCACGGCGCGGCCTTCGCGTTCGACCAGGGCGGTGAAATCGGGCAGGCCGCTCACCAGCGGCGCGCTGGCGGCCACCGCCGGTGCCGCCGTGGCTACCGGTGCGACCGGCGCCTTGGCCGGCGTCGCGGCTTCGGTACAGGCAGCGAGCCCGAAGGCGAACGCGAGGGCGGTCAACAGGCTATTTCTCATCATTTTGAATCGATCCTTCTTGTCGTTGACTGGCATGACAGATTGGAAAAACGGCCGCCACCGACGGCGGCCAACCGGAATGCAGGCTTCGAGCGACCGGTGCACGGCCGAGTTCCCACCGCGGTCTGGCGTGCGACCAAACCGCGATTCGGCGGCGCGGGCGGTCGGTGGAGAGGCCGGACGGGATTGCATGAACGCGGGAAAACAACGGGCGGATGACGCGTCTCAGCGCGGCGAGAAGGCCTGGGTGAACAGCTGCACGGTGCGCAGCGGCACCTCGCCCAGCGCCGTGATGCGCCAACCGTCGACCTGGCGCGAGAAGAAGTTCACCGTGCCCTGGGCCAGCGGCAGGCTGACCGGACCGTTGCTGGCCGGCTCGATGAACACCGATACCGTCGCCAGCCCGTCGCTGAACAGGTAATGGAGTACCGGCAGGCTCTTGCCGGGCAGCTGGCTGTGGGTTTCCTTCACCAGCCTGAAACCGCTGGGCAGATTGGCCGACGCGAACTCGGCCTGGATGCCGGCCTGCTGCGTACTGGCCTGCGCGGGCGTGCCGCGCGACGGCGGTTCCATCGGCAGCGCCTTGGCCGCCAGCACCGACTTCAGCTGGCGCTTGTCGATCGGCCCACCGATGTCGATCTGGGTGAAGGCGAACTGTTCGATCGGCTCGCCGCGCTTGTTATTGGGGCTATACATCGTGCTCTTGAGCAGCAGGCCGGAATTGGGCTCGATGCAGAGCTTGTGCGGATGGCGCAGCTGGTCGCGCGGCTCGAGCAGCACCGACTGGCATTCATAACCGGCCACGCGTTCGCCGGCGAGCCGCTTGAACGCGTAGTTGGTCATCACGTCGGCCATCTGGTCGGGCACCACGCCGGGAAAGAACTTGTTGGCCGCGCGCCGATCGAGCGTGAACGGCCGCGCGTCGGGCACGTAGCAGACGATCTGATCGTTGGTGCGGACGAACTCGCGCTGCACGCCGTCGAGCGACTCGCGCCGCTCCTGCTCGCCGGCCGCGTCGAACGAATGGACCAGCCGGAAGGTTTCCATCGAATCGGCGTGCTGGTACAGGTAGACGCCGCTGTAATTGAGCGACCGTGCCGCCACGCCCATCCGCTTGAGCAGATTGACGGATTCGGACGTGGTCAGGAGATCGGCAGCGTGCGCCGACGTCACCGCCAGCAGCACGCCGCACAGGGCAAGACGCAGATTCATCGATTGGACAGCGCTCGAGACCCGACGGTCGGTCAATGGACGGCAGCCGTACGCTCGGCTTCGGCACCGGTCAGGATCACCGGACGGTGATTGAAGCCGGGATTGCCGACCAGCGCCTGGTGCGCCACCAGATAGGGATTCACCTCGTCGGCGGCCGGACGGGCCGCCTGGCTCGGCTGGTTGGCCGCGACGCGCAGCTCGGTCTCGAGCTGCGGCACGCCACCCGCCTGGCCACGGCCGACATACCATGCCGTGGCGCTGACCAAGGCGACCGAGGCCGCCATCGACAATGCGACCCAGTGCTTGCGCGGTGCGAGCGATCGTCGCCGCAGGGCGGCGGGCGCCAGCACGATCGGCTCGGCGTCGAGCCGCGCGGAGAAGTTGGCGAGGAAGTTGTCGGACAGCATCGGACGGCGATTCATCGCATCCGAGATCAGGTGGTAGTCGCGCCAGGCTTCGGCGCAACCTTCCTCCCGATCGATGGCGGCCAGCATTGCCTCGAGTTCGTGGTCGTCCCACTCACCGTCCAGCATGGCCGAGAGCTTTTCCTGCATATTGTCCACCCGTCTACCCTGATTTCCTGTCTTTACCAACGCCGATCTTTGCCGGCTGTATCGATAAGCGGCTTGAGCCTGGTCGCGATCGCCTCGCGCGCGCGGAAAATCCGCGACCGCACGGTGCCGATCGGGCAATTCATGACTGCCGCTATATCTTCGTACGACAAACCTTCCATCTCGCGCAAGGTGATCGCCGTACGCAATTCTTCTGGCAACGCTTCGACCGCTTCGTTCACGGTCGACACGATCTGCCGGTTCATCATTTCGGTTTCCGGCGTGTTGAGGTCGGGCAGTTGGGCTGCCGTATCCAGCGTCTCGCCGTCTTCGTCCTCGTACTCGGTCGACAGCACCGGGCGGCGGCCGAGCGAAGCCAGGTAATTCTTGGCCGTGTTGATCGCGATCCGGTACAGCCAGGTATAGAACGCGCTTTCGCCACGGAACGAGGGCAAGGCGCGGTAGGCCTTGATGAAGGCTTCCTGCGTCACGTCCTCGATTTCGGCCTGGTCGCGGATCATCCGGCTCAGCAGCCGGCCGATCTTGCGATGGTACTTGGTGACAAGCAGCTCGAAGGCTTTCTTGTCGCCGCGCTGTACGCGCAATACCAATTCGTGGTCGATGTCCCGCTCGCTCGACATGCTCGCTGTCTTCTCCTCGGTCACGGCTGCGGCGCTCGGCGCCTCCACCGCTTCAACCGGGTGAACATGCGGACGCACGACCGGCTTTTCAAGCTTGCGCGCAGCGCGCGGTTCGAGTCCAAGCGCATCGAGCAGACCGGCGGGGTGTAGTGTAATGGTTTCCATCGTTCTTAGGCCTTTCCGCAATGCCTCCCTTGCGGGCACCTAGCAATGACACCGGCGGCGCGAATTAAGTTCCGCGATCGCCGCGACCGATTCCGTCGGGCGGTGCTTTGGTATAGTGAAAAGCCCGCCTCGACCCCTCCGACGACTTCCCCATGCAACGATACGACGTCCTGATTCTCGGCAGCGGCCTGGCCGGCCTGACCCTGGCGCTGCAACTGGCCAACCACCGCAAGGTCGCGCTGGTCACCAAGCGCACGCTGACCGACGGCGCCAGCCAATGGGCGCAGGGCGGCATCGCCGCGGTGCTCGACCAGACCGACAGCGTCGACGAACACGTGCGCGATACGCTGATCGCCGGTGCCGGCCTGTGCGACGAGGCGGCGACGCGCTTCATCCTGAGTCATGCGCGCGAGGCGATCGAATGGCTGATCGAGCTCGGCGTGCCGTTCACGCCCGACGCCAACCACGAGACCGGCTTCCACCTGACGCGCGAAGGCGGCCATTCGCACCGCCGCATCGTGCACGCCGCCGATGCCACCGGCGCCGCGGTGATCGCCACACTGGCCGCCAAGGCGCTGACCCATCCCAACATCACCCTGCTCGAGAACCACATCGGGCTCGACCTGATCACCGGCCGCCGGCTCGGCCGCGGCGACGTCGGCTGCCTCGGCGCCTACGTGTTCAACAAGGATGCCGAACGGGTCGAGACCCTGCTGGCCGACCATACCGTGCTGGCCACCGGCGGTGCGGGCAAGGTCTACCTGTGCACCACCAATCCCGACACCGCCACCGGCGACGGCATCGCGATGGGCTGGCGCGCCGGCTGCCGGGTGGCCAACATGGAATTCCTGCAGTTCCACCCGACCTGCCTCTATCACCCGCACGCCAAGTCCTTCCTGATCTCGGAAGCGGTGCGCGGCGAAGGCGGCCTGCTCAAGCTGCCCGACGGCACGCGGTTCATGCCGCAGCACGATCCGCGCGGCGAACTCGCGCCGCGCGACGTGGTGGCGCGCGCGATCGACTACGAGATGAAGAAGCACGGGCTCGACTGCGTCTACCTCGACATCAGCCACGAATCGCCCGATTTCATCCGCGCCCACTTCCCCAACATCCACCAGCGCTGCCTCGAGCTCGGCATCGACATGACGCGCGAGCCGATCCCGGTGGCGCCGGCCGCGCACTTCACCTGCGGCGGCCTGGTCACCGACCTGGCCGGCCGCACCGACGTGGCCAATCTGTACGCGATCGGCGAGACCGCCTGCACCGGCTTGCACGGCGCCAACCGGCTGGCCAGCAATTCGCTGCTCGAATGCCTGGTGCTCGGCCGTGCCGCCGCGCGCGAAATCCTCGCCGCCGCGCCGACCGAGCGCCTGCCGGTGCCGGCCTGGGACGAAAGCCAGGTGACCGACGCCGACGAGGAGGTGGTGATCGCCCACAACTGGGAGGAATTGCGCCGCTTCATGTGGGACTACGTCGGCATCGTCCGCACCGACAAGCGGCTGGAACGGGCGGCGCACCGCATCGCGCTGCTGCGGCAGGAAATCGACGAGTACTACAGCCATTTCAAGGTCGGCAACGACCTGATCGAGCTGCGCAACCTGGTCGACACCGCCGACCTGATCGTGCGCTCGGCCCAGCAGCGGCGCGAGAGCCGCGGGCTGCACTACAGCCTCGACCACCGCGAGACGCTGGCCGAGGCGGTGCCGACCGTCCTGCCGTCGCGCTACGGGACCTAGGCGCCCGCCCTTCGCATACCTCACCCACAGGAGCGGCTTCCGCCGCGAATTGCGCCGGGGAAGCACGCTCGGCGATTCGCGGCCGAAGCCGCGCCTACATGTGTCTCCGCTACAGGTCAGTTGCCGGCCTGGCGAGCCCCTCCTACCTGCTCGCTCGTGCCCGCATCGTCCGCAGTTCCGCCGTCGTTCGCCGCGCCCCAGCGCAGCCAGGCGCGCAGGCGGCGCAACTCGTCGGCGCCGGCGCTATCCGGCCACAGCAGCAGGCGCCGGCGGCTGCCGTCGGTGCCTTGCAGCGGCAGCACGATCAGCCAGCGCGTGCTGTAGACCGGCAGGCGCAGTGCGGCTTCGATCTCGTCGCCGCCGCTCGAGAGGCCCCAGCCGCCGTCGGGCAGCAGCCGCAGCAGCGTGAGCGCCGGCTCGCGCCGCCAGCGCCGGATGCACAATGCCCACGACGCCAGCAGCACCAGCGTGATGCCGATGCGCGCCGGCAGCGGCAACGCCGCCAGCCAGGGCATCGGCAAGGCCGCCAGGTGGAGCAGCGCGGCGCCGCGGCGTTCCAGCCGCGACGGCCGCAGCAGCAGGCGCAGGGATGGGATGGATTTCATGGCTTGGCCGTGGACGCAAAAAAGGGCGGCACCTGCCGCCCTTCTTCATCGGTCGGATCAATCGACCTGGATGCTGCCCGAGACGTCGACCACCACCTGGCTGTCGCCGCCTTCCATCGGCGGCGGCGCCGCGTCGGCCATCGCTGCCTTGGCGGCGTAGAACTCGACGCGCGGACGCGGACCGCCGCCGGCGCCGGTGTTCACGTTCAGGTTGACCAACCGGTAGCCCTTGCCGCCGACGCTCTTCTGCACCACCGTCGCGCGGTTGCGGAAGGCTTGCACGGCCTGGTCGATCAGCTCGGTCTCGACCTTGTCGCGCAATGCCGGCGACACGCCGAAATTCACGCCGGCCAGCTGCATGTTGTTCTGCAGCTTGCCGATCAGCTCGGCCAGCGCCTTGAAATCGGTCGCCTCGAGCCGCACCTCGGCGCGGCCGCGCCAGCCTTCGGCCTTGTTCTTGTTGTTGTAGACCGGGTAGACGTTGTTGCCCGAGGTGGAGACCTTCACGTTCGGGTAGGTCTTGGCCAGCTTGACCGCTTCGGCCTGGGCACGGTTGAGGCGGTCGGACAGCGCCGCCGCGTTGGCATCGCTGAATTCGGCGTAGAGCGTGGCCTGCGCCAGGTCGTTCTGGATCTCGCGGCGCGCTTCGGCCTGCAGGCTGATCACGTTGTACTGCGGCGCCTCGGCGGCCAGGACGCCACCGGCGAGCAGCACGGCGGCGGTCATGCGGGCAATCTTGTTCATGGGCTTCCTCTCAGTGGGTATCGGCGGGCCACTCTAGCGACGGCGGCCTGAATCGCGTCTGAATCGGACCGGCTCAGTGCAGGCCGTGATCGGTGGTCGGGGTATTGCGGATGTCCTGGTCGACGCTGTCCATCAGCACGGTGTGGATCTCGACCTCGAACCAGTCCCAGAAGGTCTTGAGGTTGCGGCTCTTGGGCCACAGCTTGTCGTCCTGGGTCCAGGACGCCAGCTCCATCTCGAACACCTTGTCCGCCATGTCGTCGATATAGGCGATGCCGTCTTCCTGCTCGTTCACCTCGGGGATCATCAGCACGGTGCAGTCGCTGCGGATATCGTCGAGCGCGAGCGTCACTTCGTTTTCCGGCAGCCCGTTGAGCCAGTCCAGGAAAGGCTTCTTGGGCTTGATGACGGCAATGGAACGATCAACGAAATACATCTTTCTTCTCTCCATGAATCGGGCCGGCCCAGCATAGCATGCTGGCCCCTGCGCGCTATGAAGCGCACCGGCCATCGCTTAGAATCGGCTCACCTCCATCCATCCAGACAAGACGCGGGACTTCATGTTCGATCAACGCACCTCGGGACGCCGGCTCGTACGCTGGAAAGCGGCGGTGATTCCGCTCAACCAGCCCGAGCACGTGATCGCCGGCCTGGCCACCGAGGTCGCCCAGAAGGGCATGTCGCTGTTCTGCCAGGAACAGCTGTTCCCGCACATCACCTACAAGATCATCCTGCAGATCCCGGACGCGATGCACATCAGCGTGTCCTACGTCGACGTCGAGGGCAAACCGATCTATTCCTCGCTGGTCGGCTCGATGGGCGAATTCCGCACCGGCATGAA is a genomic window of Chitinimonas koreensis containing:
- a CDS encoding DegQ family serine endoprotease — translated: MTALAFAFGLAACTEAATPAKAPVAPVATAAPAVAASAPLVSGLPDFTALVEREGRAVVNISTTQTIRANRAQQAPDFGEDDPFELFRRFGFPIPRGQVQPQQPREEKAQSLGSGFIVEADGYILTNAHVVADADDITVKLGDKREFKAKVIGSDARTDVALLKIEAKGLPTVDLGSSEKLKVGEWVVAIGSPFGLDNSVTAGIVSAKGRELPDETYVPFIQTDAAVNPGNSGGPLFNVRGEVVGINSQIFSRSGGYMGLSFAIPIDNAMDIVKQLKAGGKVVRGRIGVGIQPLNEDLARDFGLKDKRGALVSNVETDGPAAKAGFRAGDVIVKFNGIEVGESSDLPRIVGATKPGVSVPVEIWRDKAARTLNVTVGELDQTATGRSAQRERKKPGSEEALNKSGLAVREADPRALKQLGVKFALQVVNVQGAAASAGILPGDFIVGIAGEDVKSFAQLDGALSKAKPGSSVPLLIRRGEASLFVSLKLPAKSGDD
- a CDS encoding MucB/RseB C-terminal domain-containing protein, which codes for MNLRLALCGVLLAVTSAHAADLLTTSESVNLLKRMGVAARSLNYSGVYLYQHADSMETFRLVHSFDAAGEQERRESLDGVQREFVRTNDQIVCYVPDARPFTLDRRAANKFFPGVVPDQMADVMTNYAFKRLAGERVAGYECQSVLLEPRDQLRHPHKLCIEPNSGLLLKSTMYSPNNKRGEPIEQFAFTQIDIGGPIDKRQLKSVLAAKALPMEPPSRGTPAQASTQQAGIQAEFASANLPSGFRLVKETHSQLPGKSLPVLHYLFSDGLATVSVFIEPASNGPVSLPLAQGTVNFFSRQVDGWRITALGEVPLRTVQLFTQAFSPR
- a CDS encoding sigma-E factor negative regulatory protein, with the translated sequence MLDGEWDDHELEAMLAAIDREEGCAEAWRDYHLISDAMNRRPMLSDNFLANFSARLDAEPIVLAPAALRRRSLAPRKHWVALSMAASVALVSATAWYVGRGQAGGVPQLETELRVAANQPSQAARPAADEVNPYLVAHQALVGNPGFNHRPVILTGAEAERTAAVH
- the rpoE gene encoding RNA polymerase sigma factor RpoE, which codes for MSSERDIDHELVLRVQRGDKKAFELLVTKYHRKIGRLLSRMIRDQAEIEDVTQEAFIKAYRALPSFRGESAFYTWLYRIAINTAKNYLASLGRRPVLSTEYEDEDGETLDTAAQLPDLNTPETEMMNRQIVSTVNEAVEALPEELRTAITLREMEGLSYEDIAAVMNCPIGTVRSRIFRAREAIATRLKPLIDTAGKDRRW
- the nadB gene encoding L-aspartate oxidase; this encodes MQRYDVLILGSGLAGLTLALQLANHRKVALVTKRTLTDGASQWAQGGIAAVLDQTDSVDEHVRDTLIAGAGLCDEAATRFILSHAREAIEWLIELGVPFTPDANHETGFHLTREGGHSHRRIVHAADATGAAVIATLAAKALTHPNITLLENHIGLDLITGRRLGRGDVGCLGAYVFNKDAERVETLLADHTVLATGGAGKVYLCTTNPDTATGDGIAMGWRAGCRVANMEFLQFHPTCLYHPHAKSFLISEAVRGEGGLLKLPDGTRFMPQHDPRGELAPRDVVARAIDYEMKKHGLDCVYLDISHESPDFIRAHFPNIHQRCLELGIDMTREPIPVAPAAHFTCGGLVTDLAGRTDVANLYAIGETACTGLHGANRLASNSLLECLVLGRAAAREILAAAPTERLPVPAWDESQVTDADEEVVIAHNWEELRRFMWDYVGIVRTDKRLERAAHRIALLRQEIDEYYSHFKVGNDLIELRNLVDTADLIVRSAQQRRESRGLHYSLDHRETLAEAVPTVLPSRYGT
- a CDS encoding protein YgfX, encoding MKSIPSLRLLLRPSRLERRGAALLHLAALPMPWLAALPLPARIGITLVLLASWALCIRRWRREPALTLLRLLPDGGWGLSSGGDEIEAALRLPVYSTRWLIVLPLQGTDGSRRRLLLWPDSAGADELRRLRAWLRWGAANDGGTADDAGTSEQVGGARQAGN
- a CDS encoding SIMPL domain-containing protein (The SIMPL domain is named for its presence in mouse protein SIMPL (signalling molecule that associates with mouse pelle-like kinase). Bacterial member BP26, from Brucella, was shown to assemble into a channel-like structure, while YggE from E. coli has been associated with resistance to oxidative stress.); this encodes MNKIARMTAAVLLAGGVLAAEAPQYNVISLQAEARREIQNDLAQATLYAEFSDANAAALSDRLNRAQAEAVKLAKTYPNVKVSTSGNNVYPVYNNKNKAEGWRGRAEVRLEATDFKALAELIGKLQNNMQLAGVNFGVSPALRDKVETELIDQAVQAFRNRATVVQKSVGGKGYRLVNLNVNTGAGGGPRPRVEFYAAKAAMADAAPPPMEGGDSQVVVDVSGSIQVD